Proteins encoded within one genomic window of Asterias rubens unplaced genomic scaffold, eAstRub1.3, whole genome shotgun sequence:
- the LOC117305802 gene encoding tyrosine kinase receptor Cad96Ca-like, translating to MDDQYVITLTSTGKTFACDPEVNGCTKVTCTATNAIGTANGSQVLCPGATTTPGVAPSTTSSTTDPGRQCFCYWYIWVCIPVIVVIGGVLVVCWTWKRRRCYIRSTKRRRDKHINRDCDDGHGEMSTKPPKKRQIPLAGPSVNKNNQPDGPTNKMTKPAVYESISENKMAAGSKAPKDATYGNVGPELSFSRDLIVIENEIGRGAFGRVLLGTAQGVMGDGNRTKVAIKTLKDGADGQAKTGLLQELDLMKKVGSHPHVVNLLGYCVEKDPIYVIVEYLSKGDLKKVLIGYRSEDTGTGFSNIHGIGKSLSKTLIKFARDVASGMAFLSSQKCIHRDLAARNVLVSEDMVCKVADFGLARDVMNVRIYERESEGVLPMRWMALESLLDDVYTTESDVWSFGILLWEIVTLGARPYRLMTAKTMVAQLKEGYRMPKPGHCREELYSMMSSCWLQNPNKRPTFRSLFKQLEKSSTNEADYIKLGDLDGNIYEVTKIGDGNEKL from the exons ATGGACGACCAGTATGTCATCACTCTGACATCAACTGGGAAGACATTTGCCTGTGACCCCGAGGTGAATGGCTGCACAAAAGTCACGTGTACCGCTACCAATGCCATAGGAACAGCAAATGGCTCGCAAGTTCTGTGTCCAG GAGCGACAACAACTCCGGGGGTTGCACCAAGTACTACCAGTTCCACTACAG ATCCTGGTCGGCAATGCTTTTGCTATTGGTACATTTGGGTCTGTATTCCCGTCATAGTTGTAATTGGGGGTGTCCTTGTTGTCTGCTGGACCTGGAAGCGACGTCGTTGTTACATCAGATCGACGAAAAGGAGACGAGACAAGCATATAAACAGAGATTGCGACGATGG GCACGGCGAGATGTCTACAAAACCGCCAAAAAAACGACAAATACCTCTTGCTGGTCCTTCAGTTAACAAGAACAATCAACCAG ATGGTCCGACGAACAAGATGACCAAACCCGCTGTCTATGAAAGTAtctcagaaaacaaaatggccgccgggTCCAAAGCGCCTAAAGATGCCACGTATGGCAATGTAGGACCCGAATTGTCATTCTCGCGAGATCTCATAGTGATCGAGAACGAGATTGGGCGAGGTGCGTTCGGGAGAGTGCTTCTCGGTACAGCGCAAGGGGTTATGGGAGATGGGAATCGCACAAAGGTCGCCATTAAAACACTGAAAG ATGGTGCTGATGGACAAGCAAAGACCGGCCTCCTGCAGGAGTTGGACCTAATGAAGAAAGTGGGTTCACATCCACACGTGGTCAATCTATTGGGATACTGTGTAGAGAAAG ATCCCATCTACGTCATCGTTGAATATCTCAGTAAAGGTGACCTTAAGAAGGTTCTGATTGGATATAGATCTGAAGATACTGGAACTGGTTTCTCCAACATACATGGTATAGGTAAATCACTCTCTAAGACATTGATCAAGTTTGCCAGAGATGTGGCAAGTGGAATGGCCTTCTTGTCGTCACAAAAG TGTATCCATCGTGATCTGGCTGCCCGTAACGTTCTGGTAAGTGAAGACATGGTCTGTAAGGTGGCTGACTTTGGACTGGCCCGTGACGTCATGAATGTCCGCATCTACGAGCGCGAATCAGAG GGAGTTCTGCCCATGCGCTGGATGGCGTTGGAATCCCTTCTTGATGACGTGTACACAACAGAGAGTGACGTATGGTCTTTTGGGATTCTCCTCTGGGAGATCGTTACTCTTG GTGCGAGGCCATATCGACTCATGACTGCAAAGACAATGGTTGCCCAACTCAAGGAGGGCTACCGTATGCCTAAACCAGGACACTGCAGGGAAGAGCT ATACTCCATGATGAGCAGCTGTTGGCTTCAAAATCCAAACAAGAGACCAACTTTCCGTAGTCTCTTCAAACAGTTGGAGAAGAGTTCGACAAATGAAGCG gatTACATCAAACTGGGTGATCTGGACGGAAATATCTACGAGGTGACAAAGATAGGGGATGGCAACGAGAAACTGTGA